The Pyxidicoccus sp. MSG2 DNA segment GCCCTTCGTCGTGCTCACCTCGGCCTTCGCCGGGCGCGCCTTCTCCGGAGACCCCGAGCATCGCCGCCTCGGCTACATGCCGGAGACGGACATCGCGTTCTGGGTGCCGGCCTGGGCCATGCGAGCGGGGACGGGTGGGCTCATCCCGGAGCGGCTGGTCTGGTTCATGCCGCACGTCTTCGTCACGACCGGGGCCGCCGCGGCCGCCGGGCGCGAAATCTACGGCTTCCCAAAGAGCGTGGTCGACGTGGAGGTGCGCCGCTCCGGCCGCGCGCTCGAGCACCTCTCGGTGGTGGGGGAGGTGCTCACGAGGCACGCCCCCGAGACGCGTGGCGGGAAGGCGCGCATCCTGGAGGTGACACGGAGCGAGGCATCCCCGGGGCCGGTGCGCTCCGTCGACGAGGTCATCGGCGAGCTCGTCAGGCCGATAGACCCCTCGGGTAGGTGGGCCTCGTCGCTCGCACGGAGCCTCGCCCTGGAAGACGTGACGATTGCGTTCTTGAAGCAGTTCCGCGACGTCCAGCACACTGACCGCGCCTGCTACCAGGCCATCATCGAGGCGAAGGCTTCCGTGCGTGCGCTGCGCGGCTACGGACCCCTCCCTGGCACGTTCCAGGTGAGCTGGGGTGACCACGCGAGCCACCCCTTCACGACCGACCTGGGCCTCGAGCCTGGAGGGCAGCAGGCCCTCGCGGCCACCTGGGCCGAGTTCGACTTCGTCATGGAGTCGGGCCGGGAAATCTTCCGCGCCGGGGAGGAGGAGAGGGACGGGTAGCGCGATTCGACGGGTGCACCATCCAAATCACCGTGTCGGAGCACGCGTCGTACATGCCGCCAACCTGCGTGGTCCGACCCGGAGGCGGTGGCCGGCCTACTCCATTCATCGCATCGGCCTCTATCGAGTGTATAAACCTCAACGGTCCCTCGAAATGGAGCCCATGTGATGCTGTTACATCGCAATGTCTGGCGCAGCGTCCTGGCGCTCGTAGGGAGCGCGCTCCTGCTGTCCTGCGCGAAGGAGGGCCCGGCGCCCGCCGACGGCAACGCCGTGGATTCCATCGCCGCGCCCCTGGCCGTGGCCCCCGGCTGGACCGCCACCGCGTCCATGGCCGCTACGCGCGCGCAGCATGCCGCCGTGCTGCTCGGCTCCGGCAAGCTCCTGGCCATCAATGGCGTCAACAGGCTGGGCTTCGTCGCCACCGCGGAGCTCTACGACCCGGCCACCGATGCCTGGACCTCCGCGGGAGCGACCGGCCTCCAGGGCAACATCACGCTGGCCGTGCTGCTCTCCAGTGGCAAGGTGCTCATGCTGACGGATGGGTCCGCGGTCGGGCGCCTCTACGACCCCGTGACGGGCGCCTGGACGGCCACGGGCCCCATGTCGGCCACCCGCGGCCTGCCCACCCTCACCACCCTGGACTCGGGGAAGGTGCTGGTCGCCGGTGGCACGGGGAGCGGAGGCGTCCGGCTCGCCTCCTCCGAGCTGTACGACCCCGCCACCAACACGTTCTCCCCCGCCGGTAACATGACCCTGGGCCGGAGCGCGCACTCCTCCACGCGGCTCCAAGACGGCCGGGTGCTCGCGGTGAGTGGCTTCGACCAGGCGGGTGAGGTCCCCGGCGCGGACCTGTATGCCCCCGCGACGAACACCTGGACCGCCGCCGCGCCACCCCTCGTCGCGCGGCACTACTCCACCAGCACGCTGCTTCCCGATGGCCGCGTGCTGATTGCCGGCGGCTTCACCGGCGGCGGCGCCACGACCCAGGCGGAACTGTACGACCCGGCGAGCAACACGTGGACGGCCACGGGCAGCCTGGCCTTCGCGCGCTCGGGCCACATGGCCACGCTGCTGCCGGATGGCCGGGTCCTGGTCACTGGTGGCTCCGAGTTCCGCGCGGCTGCGCAGCAGGTCTCGGAAATCTATGACCCCGCCACCGGACTGTGGTCCGCCGGGGGCACGATGGGGGTCGGGCGGGAGAACCACACCGCGACGCTGCTGCCGTCCGGCAGGGTGCTGGTCGCGGGCGGCTACACCCAGGCGCCAACCCTGACCTTCTTCGAGAGCACGGAGCTCTATGACCCGGGCGTCAACGCGTGGACCCCGGCTGGCGCGCCGGGCGGCGCCCGGGTGGACCCCGTGGTGGCCCTGCTGCCCACGGGCCGCGTCCTCGTCGCGGGAGGCCGTGACAACGGAGGCGCCGCGCTGGCCTCGGCGCAGCTCTATGACCGGGCGGCCAACACCTGGTCGCCCGCGCCGAACCTCTCCATTCCCCGCGAGCGCGCCACGGCGACCGTGCTGCGCTCGGGCGCGGTGCTCGTCGTGGGTGGCTCGAACGGCGGAGTCTCGGTGGCCTCCACGGATCGCTACGATGCGACCGCCAATGCCTGGAGCCCGGCGGCAGCGCTCGTCGGCGCCCGGCACTTCCACACGGCCACGCTTCTTCCCGACGGACGGGTGCTCGTCGTGGGCGGGCAGCGCGACGCCACGGTGCTCGCGACGGTGGAGCTGTATGACCCCACTGCCAATACGTGGGCTCCGGCGGCGGCCCTGGCCGCGCCCCGGTCCGCACATGCCGCCGCGCTGCTTTCCGATGGCAGGGTGCTCGTCGCCGGAGGACGCAACGGCGGCGGCGCGGCGCTCGCCACGGCGGAGGTGTACGACCCGGCCACCAACACCTGGGCTTCCGCCGCCGCACTGGCGCAGGGCCGCGAGGGCCTCACGCTGACGCTGCTGCCGTCCGGGCGGGTCCTGGCGGCGGGCGGGCTCTCGGGCGCCGCGGGGCTCACGTCCACGGAGCTCTATGACGCCGGCACCAACACGTGGGCTGCCGGGGCCGCGCTCTCCGAGGCGCACGGGTTCCACACCGCGACGCTCGCGCCGTCGGGCAAGGTCCTGGTCGCGGGCGGCCTGAGCGCGCCGGGCACGTCCTCGACCTCGGCGGAGGTCTATGACACCGCCATCCACGACTGGACGGCCGTCAGTGCGCCGTCCGCACGCGGAGGGCTCGTCGCAGTGGCTCTGCCCTCGGGCGAGGTGCTGCTGGCGGGAGGCAACGCGGCGACGGGCGCGGAGCTGTACGAGGACACCGGTGCACAGGCCGCGTGGCGCCCGGTGGTGAGTCAGCCGGACGTCCTCGTCCCCGCCTGTACGAGCGTCCTCCAGGGCCTGCGCTTCCGGGGCATCTCGGGCGCGAGCGGCGGCTCCTACTCGGACTCCCCGACGGACTTCCCCCTGGTGCGCCTGCGGGGCGCCGAGGGCGGACGACTCCGGACGCTTCCCGCCACGGACATGTCCGCCACGAGCGCGACGGTGTTCGTCCCCGCCGACCTCCCGCCGGGGCCGTATGCCCTGTCTGTCTTCGCCAATGCCATTTCGGGTGGGCGCATGGTGACGGTGGTTCCCAATACCGCGCCCACGGCGCAGACCCAGACGGTCTCCACGGGCCCTGGCGCCCCCGTTGCCATCACCCTCGTGGCAACGGACCCGGACGCGGGGCAGGCGTTGAGCTGGGTGATTGTCACGCCTCCCCAGCACGGGACGCTGAGCGGCACGCCGCCGAACGTCACGTACACGCCCACGCCGGGCTACCTGGGCCCCGACAGCTTCACCTTCCAGGTCCGGGACTGCGGCCTCGACAGCAACGTCGCCACCGTGAACCTCGACGTCGCGAATGCGCCTCCGGTCATCACCTGCCCCGCGAACCTCGTGAGCGAAGCGACGGGCCCCGACGGAGCCCCGGGGAACTGGCCGCCCGCCACCGCCACCGACGCGGAGACCGCCAACCCCACCATCACCTATTCGCCGCCCGCGGGAAGCACCTTCCCCTTCGGGAGCACCACCGTCACGGCCACGGCGACGGACGCCTCGGGCAGCACGGACACGTGCACGTTCCAGTTCACCGTCGTGGACACGAGACCTCCCTCCCTCACGTGTCCCGCGACGCGGACCGTGGAGGCCACGAGCGCCTCGGGGGCCACCGTCACCTGGGACCCGGTGACGGCCTCGGATGCCGTCACGACCAATCCCAACGTGACGTCCTCGGCGGCCTCGGGCAGCACCTTCCCGCTCGGCGGCACGGTCGTCACCATCACCGCCACGGACGCCGCGGGCAACACGTCCACGTGCACGTTCCAGGTCATCGTCGAGGACACCACGGCTCCGTCCCTGACGTGTCCGGCGGACGTGCAGGTGTCCCCGGAGGGAGCCTCGGGCACGACCGTGACGTACGAGCCCCCCGTGGTCACCGACGCCGTCTCCACGCCGACGGTGACCGCCTCGCCGCCCTCGGGCAGCAGCTTCCCGGCGGGTGTCTCGCGCGTCTCCTACACCGCCACGGACGCGGCCGGTAACTCGGCGCAGTGCTTCTTCCAGGTGACGGTGCAGACCCCGGTGGTGTCCATCGCCGGAGGCGGATGCCAGAGCACGGGCAGCGGCACGGCCTCGTCGCTGGTGCTCCTGGTGGCAATGGCCTTGTGGAGCGGACTGCGCCGTCGCCGCTCCTGAACAGCTCGCACGAACCCCCTTCTTCGCGAATGGAACTCTCCATGCGTACACAGGCTCCGTGCCGGGCGCTGGCCGCGCTACTGGCCGTCTTCCTTGCCCCCGCCGCTCTTGCCCAGAGCGCCGGGCCCATCGTTCCCATCGACCTGGAGCGCCTGCGCTTCAGTCCCGCGGGCACCGACTCGATGTTCGTGGACACGGGCCACCTGCTCCCCGAGGGTGGCTTCCGGCTGATGCTCATGGCCGGCTACGAGCGCGGCATCCTGGTGCTGGAGGGCTCTGATGGCGTCGAGCGCGACATCATCGACTACCGCGTCGCGGCCTGGCTCGCCGGTGCGTGGTCACCCACCGAGCGCCTGGAGCTGTCCGCGAAGCTGCCCGTCATCATCACCCAGGGCGGGAGTGGCGCGGATGAGCTGGTCGGCGTGACGGAGCCGAAGTCCTTCGGGCTCGGGACACCGGAGCTGGGCGCGCGCTTCGCGCTGCTGCGCCGCGAGGACGGGGCGCCGGTGTTCCTCGGCCTCGGCCTGGACATCGGACTGCCCGGCGGTACGGCGAGCGCGTTCGGCCGGCAGGACGGCTGGGCCGGGTTCCAGCTCGCACCCCGGGTGGCCGTGGGACGCGAGGTGGGCCCGGTGTCGCTGGGCGCCAGCGCGGGCGTGAGGATTCGCTCCACGGAGGTCGAGCCCGGCCGCGACTTCGGAACCGAGCTGGAACAGGGGCTGGTGGTGGCCACGCGCGGCGAGGGCCTGCGCGGCGAAATCGCGCTGGAGGCGTCCGAGTCGCTCGTGGAGTCGGACGTGGCGCTGGAGCTGCTCGGCGGCCTGCGGCTGCCGGTGGGCGGCGGCTTCGAGGCGTTCGCGATGGCGGGGCATGGCTTCACGGACATTCCGGGCACGCCCTCGCTCCGCATCAACGCGGGTATCGCCTGGGCCCACACGCCGCCTTCGCGCGAGGACCCGTGCAAGGGCGGACGGACCCACACGCCCGAGCAGTGCCCGGACCTGGACGACGACGGGGACTCGGTGGCCAACGGGAAGGACCGCTGCCCGCTGGAGGCCGGCGCGGTGGACAACCAGGGTTGCCCGGACCGCGACTCGGATGGGGACACCGTGGTGGACCGCCTGGACGCGTGCCCCAACGAGCCGGGGCTCCCGCGCTACAAGGGCTGCCCCGCGCCCGACGCGGATGGCGATGGCGTTCCGGACGATGAGGACGCGTGCCCGAAGGAGGCCGGCGTCGCGGCGAATCGCGGCTGCCCCGTCCAGGAGGAGAAGCCCACCGTGGCGCCTCCGCCCGAGCCCC contains these protein-coding regions:
- a CDS encoding kelch repeat-containing protein; the protein is MLLHRNVWRSVLALVGSALLLSCAKEGPAPADGNAVDSIAAPLAVAPGWTATASMAATRAQHAAVLLGSGKLLAINGVNRLGFVATAELYDPATDAWTSAGATGLQGNITLAVLLSSGKVLMLTDGSAVGRLYDPVTGAWTATGPMSATRGLPTLTTLDSGKVLVAGGTGSGGVRLASSELYDPATNTFSPAGNMTLGRSAHSSTRLQDGRVLAVSGFDQAGEVPGADLYAPATNTWTAAAPPLVARHYSTSTLLPDGRVLIAGGFTGGGATTQAELYDPASNTWTATGSLAFARSGHMATLLPDGRVLVTGGSEFRAAAQQVSEIYDPATGLWSAGGTMGVGRENHTATLLPSGRVLVAGGYTQAPTLTFFESTELYDPGVNAWTPAGAPGGARVDPVVALLPTGRVLVAGGRDNGGAALASAQLYDRAANTWSPAPNLSIPRERATATVLRSGAVLVVGGSNGGVSVASTDRYDATANAWSPAAALVGARHFHTATLLPDGRVLVVGGQRDATVLATVELYDPTANTWAPAAALAAPRSAHAAALLSDGRVLVAGGRNGGGAALATAEVYDPATNTWASAAALAQGREGLTLTLLPSGRVLAAGGLSGAAGLTSTELYDAGTNTWAAGAALSEAHGFHTATLAPSGKVLVAGGLSAPGTSSTSAEVYDTAIHDWTAVSAPSARGGLVAVALPSGEVLLAGGNAATGAELYEDTGAQAAWRPVVSQPDVLVPACTSVLQGLRFRGISGASGGSYSDSPTDFPLVRLRGAEGGRLRTLPATDMSATSATVFVPADLPPGPYALSVFANAISGGRMVTVVPNTAPTAQTQTVSTGPGAPVAITLVATDPDAGQALSWVIVTPPQHGTLSGTPPNVTYTPTPGYLGPDSFTFQVRDCGLDSNVATVNLDVANAPPVITCPANLVSEATGPDGAPGNWPPATATDAETANPTITYSPPAGSTFPFGSTTVTATATDASGSTDTCTFQFTVVDTRPPSLTCPATRTVEATSASGATVTWDPVTASDAVTTNPNVTSSAASGSTFPLGGTVVTITATDAAGNTSTCTFQVIVEDTTAPSLTCPADVQVSPEGASGTTVTYEPPVVTDAVSTPTVTASPPSGSSFPAGVSRVSYTATDAAGNSAQCFFQVTVQTPVVSIAGGGCQSTGSGTASSLVLLVAMALWSGLRRRRS
- a CDS encoding OmpA family protein, producing MRTQAPCRALAALLAVFLAPAALAQSAGPIVPIDLERLRFSPAGTDSMFVDTGHLLPEGGFRLMLMAGYERGILVLEGSDGVERDIIDYRVAAWLAGAWSPTERLELSAKLPVIITQGGSGADELVGVTEPKSFGLGTPELGARFALLRREDGAPVFLGLGLDIGLPGGTASAFGRQDGWAGFQLAPRVAVGREVGPVSLGASAGVRIRSTEVEPGRDFGTELEQGLVVATRGEGLRGEIALEASESLVESDVALELLGGLRLPVGGGFEAFAMAGHGFTDIPGTPSLRINAGIAWAHTPPSREDPCKGGRTHTPEQCPDLDDDGDSVANGKDRCPLEAGAVDNQGCPDRDSDGDTVVDRLDACPNEPGLPRYKGCPAPDADGDGVPDDEDACPKEAGVAANRGCPVQEEKPTVAPPPEPPREEPPPPAPPAEHAGPPMDHHVLFPTGQYELQDEEKRQLNAVADYLKAHPRLSVRVEGHTDNTGPEALNRRLSQQRADMVRRYLIQRGVAGSRLVARGYGSDRPVNGNGTPEEQGANRRVEFVTKSSGRTPKR